Within Aspergillus oryzae RIB40 DNA, chromosome 2, the genomic segment TGGCTGCTCCAGACAAAGTTCTTGATCCAGGGATCAAAATTGGCAATACCTGCTCTTAATCTGGTATTTTATACGCTTGTCGGAGGTGCCTGGAGTGAAACGGATGTCTAGCACGTTGCCTAATGCCGATATCGAGGTATACGAGATCTTCACTAGCTATAAGCGGAAGGTTGACGCCCTCGCTATCTGCCGGCAGCGATCGGCGGCAGCTGGTCTCTCCACCCCACTTGGAGTAACAAAACGGCCAGAAAGGCAGGTTGACGCTGGATAGATGAACGTGAAGGGCCTCGACCGATATCGTCACCACGGAATGAGATGCCGTTACACTGCCCCGGTGCTGGCGAACCGCCGCGGTTGGTTCGAGACCAGACGTGAAATTAGGGAACATGAGATGAAATACCCATTCTCATGATTTGTGTGATATACCGGGGCATACCTATATAGCGTTAAAATCACTAATGCCTCACCTCTTCGTTGCTAAGTGTTTGATAATCTCTATCTATTTGTGTGGTCACTATTTTTAAGGGTTTCTACCATGGCATTCGTACAGGCTCTCCTCGCCGACCCCGGCATTCCCATCAAGGACAGGCAAGATGCCCTCCATCGTGTTTTCGCCGATCCAGGAATACCAGGACCACTCCGCGAGAGcacttcttccttttggTTCAAAGATCCGCACCCCCAGCTGGCTAACATGCAATCGCCGGAGCTACCCCAAGAGGCTGATGTTGTAATTATTGGTTCCGGCATCACAGGTGCTTCAATTGCACGCACCCTGTTGGAGTCATCTGACCAGCTGGGACATATCGGTAAGAAGACACCCGCGGTTGTCATGCTGGAAGCACGAGACACTTGCACTGGCGCAACGGGTCGCAATGGGGGTCATATTCTGGAGACGGTTGAAGAGTTTGCCGACTGGGAAGCACTCTATGGGCTGGAGGCGGCAAAGGCATTGACGCGGTTCCGGTTGGCCCATTTGGCGGAGATTCTGAAGGTTGCGGACCAATATGGATTAAAAAAGGAAACCCAGGCGAGAAAAGTAGAGTTTCTCAGTGTGCACTTCGACGAGGAAAGGTGGCGTCAGGCAGCACAGTGCATCCAACGGTTCAAAGTGTGTATGCCTGTAGAGTCAGCCGAATGGAAACTATTTGAGAAGAGCGAGATCCCCAAGGTTTGTTGGAGTCATGTGATCTTACAAAGTGCATGAAGGCTGACGATATGCTTCCAGGAATGGTGCCTTCCTCATGCTATTGGGGTCGTCGCGGGGCCAGCCGGGGCCCTATGGCCTTATAAACTGGTCACCGGTGTGTTAGAAGAACTGCGACGAGAAAATCCAGGAAACTTTCTAATTGAGACCAACACACCGGTGACCCAAGTCTCGACTGACGACACCTCATCTTTGCGGTATGCCGTGCAGACGCCAAGAGGAATTCTGCGCGCTCGGCATGTCATCCACTGTACGAACGCTCATGTTGGACACCTTGTCCCCGAGCTGAGAGGTCACGTTTACCCCGTTCGAGGACAAATGTCCGCCCAAAACCCCGGCTCTAAGTTTATCTGCCAGGCAACAGAGCATTCCTGGCTTTTCAACTATGAGCGCGGTTTCGACTACCTGACACAATTGCCCCCTGCTGGCGAATCGAGCGGAAAGATGATGCTTGGTGGTGGCTTTGCTCAAGGTCGAAACAATGGGCTTGCTGATCTAGGTATCCCAACTGACTCTGAATTGAGCTTGTCTTGCGATATCCATCTGTCCGGCGCATTGAGTGCAGTGTTCGGCCGCGAAAACTGGGGTCATGTTGCGGGCCCTAGCGTTGAGCAGATGTGGACGGGAAACATGGGATTTAGTAGCGACGGCCTTCCATGGGTTGGACAGCTACCATCGTCTGTAAGCTATGCTGCAGGGACGACAGAGCAGGATGGTGCTCAGTGGGTCTGCTGTGGATTTAGCGGAGAGGGTATGGTGCAAGCCTGGTTAAGTGGAACGGCTGTGGCAAAGATGCTGTTGTCCAGCGACCGAAAGCACCACTTAAGGCCAGATTACTTATCTTGGTTCCCAGAGCAGATGCTGCTTACTGAAGAGAGACTGGAGAAAGCAGGGCTGACACGAGTTGTCAGCGACAGGGCCTCGAATTTGTAACACGGCTGCATTAATTGTTAGCATGTCAAATACAGACCCATCAATATTTGGCAATCTAACCACTGTAATCAGAATGCTTATCAAATGCTTACAATACTTAGACTTTTCGTTATGGAGGTAGTATTGTATCAACATACATATTGCAGGTCGTGGGCCGACCTCCGATGGAAAAGGACAATGATGTACAACAATCTGCTATAATTGGTTCTGTCTCGGTTGACGACCTCTATACATACATTACAGAAGATAATTCTTCCCCATATTCATACGCTTGTTCACCAAGGCGTCTACGCCGTTAAGCCATCGTTTCCAAGTCTCTCCATGATCCATCGCCAGCATCCTCTTCATACGTGAGTATGACCGAGcttcttcgtcctcgtcttcatGTTTTACTGCTTGGACTGACTCAGGACCCCATACTTTCCAGTGTCGCTTCGAACCTTCCCAAGGTGAGTAGCCATACGTGAATTTGACCCATGATTCAGCAAAGCTGCGCGCCATCGCCCGCTCTTCCGTAGAGAGCTCATTGTCCAGGTTTCCAAACAGGTAGAGAAGTTCATGTGCGTGATAGGCGGTGCCCTCCAGTGCGTTTTTCAGGCGAGAACGCTGATCAAAGTGGTATTCGAACACCGCCTTTTCCCTTGACAGACGGACACTGGCAAGTGCCGTAGCATAATTGGGGATCTTGAAGATTGCATCACCGCACATGTGTTCTACCCGGCTCAGAAGGACGTCCTGTGGCAGCTCGGGTTGTATCTCATACTCCGCCAGGACTTTATCAGTCACAGCAAGGGGCATATGTTGACTTAGTATCTCTCGAATACTTGCGAAACTGTCGTTCAGCAGATTCACGTGGAAGATAACCCCTTCGTGGTAGGTATCTCCTAACATCAAAGATTCGATCCACTGTGGTGGCTCATGTATCTCGCGTGGGTCTCGGTCATAGAACCAACCATCGAGGCATGGGTTCCCTGTGCCTGACAATACACCTTGTATGATAGGAGTTGCATTGGCTAGTTCCTGCTGGGGTATGCGCCGTAGACGGTCCAGCACGTCTGATTGTGATGGGTCTACGTTGAAATGGCGGCAGACAGCCCGGAACAACTCCTCGTGCTGCTCCATTGTCCAAGCTGGAATCGAGACCGAGAGGCCGGACATGCAGACCGCACGGTGAAATGGCGGAGGATGAGCTGCTAGCATTTGATTGCTAATAGAGATGCCACCTGCTGACTCTCCAACCGCGGTCACTCGATCGGGATTGCCACCGAGATCGCCAATAAAACGCTGAACCCACTCGAATGCTAGTTGCTGATCGGTAAATCCAAAGTTCCCACAGCCTTGATGGCCATCCCGCTGGAGCTCTTGCTGGATTGCTGCACTGGCAAGAAAGCCACCCAATCCGACCCGATAGTTGAAATTGACGTAGACGATGGGCATCCCAATTTCCATGCTGTGGGAAACGAGATTGACACCATCAAAGATTGGTAGGTTAGCACCACCATACAGCAGTGAACCTCCATGAACGTACACCATGACGGGAAACCTTTGTGATCCAGGAACGCAAGGCAAGACGATGTTCATAACGAGTCCGGACAACTCGTCCGTTTGAGGCTCTCCGAAATGTCCCGTTGGAGGAACTGGTACGAGATCATCCGAGTCATCCCCTTCAGTTCTCGGTCGGGAACAGTCGCTTCTACATTGTGTATGTAAGTATTCAGCTTTTGAATCCCGCCTGAGCTTGTGTGATTGGCCATACCCGAGTTTTGTTCCATCATGGTAGTCATTGGGCCACTGCGTCATCAACTGCGATCGAGTCCACCGTTTCTCAAGGGACGCATAAGGTATGCCACAATACTGTTGCACACCGTTGGCATATTGGAAGCCCTCCAACCTTccgagagaaggaagaatggtggAGCATTTGGAGATGGGCGATCTAAATGacatgttgttgttgttggatACTTCACTGATTAGGGCacgagaaatatatatctgggTAACCCATGATACGTATTGCCATTGATACTGTACACTATTTATTTGACACCGGGAATATCGCCATGACTACTATAACAGTCTCAGGAACCCCGGAGATCTATTCAAATCATACATATTGCACGCTCCTGTCGTTCCAGAGTCGAACCGCCAAAGACGAGCGAAAGTGGAGGCCTCAGGCTCTAAACCATATATGGAAGGTGGACGCGCCGCGGGAAGATTCAAATGAACTCCACACTCCTTCGATCATCGCCCCACAATACTCGTCTCGCCCCCCTTTGCTGCACCGTTTTAAGTCAAGAGCTCTTGATCAAATTGTTCCTGATCATTCCAACTTCCTTGTTCGGCATGTCGACCCCACGCCATCGGTCCCACGATGGATGTTGGACCTGCAAGAGACACAGGAGGAAATGCGACCGGACTCGACCAACATGCAAAGCGTGCAGTAGCCGTGGGGTTCCCTGCGAGGGATATGAGATAAGGCTGCGGTGGGGATCTGGCATTGCGTCGCGTGGCCGATTTACTGGCGCCGAAGAGCCAGTGGAGGCCTCCATTCCCCCTCGAGTCAAGGGAAGACAGCGTGATCTGAGTCGAGAAAGACGCCGAAAGTGTGCCAACGTCACCGATGGTAAGGCCAAGGCAGGTTCTTATCGTCCCCAGCGAGGTAGCGCAGGTTGGACATGTACCGGTCGCTTTTTTCCTCCGCGCAGTTCAAGACTAAGGTAACCACAGTAGCCGAAGGGACTGCCGACACACAATCGACCGAACGAGATCGATTGTTTGAAGAGTTTCTTTCGTCTGGAATCAATGTCCTTCATTCGACCTCGGTCAACGATTCGCGAAATCTCCTCGAACCTAGGCTGCCGATCTTGTGTCAACAGTCAAGCTCCTTGTACGCAATATGTGTAGCGCTGCAGGCTTCCCTCATGCCAACTGTGAGACCTCACTTTTATGAATATTTCGACGTAGCTTTGAATTTGTTCCGCACAGAACTATCAAGCAACGTGACATACTTGGAGGATGGCACCTTTACGGCGGGGCTGCTACTCTGCAGCATCGGGGTACGTTGTTGCAGCAACCCGTATTCTTTGCAGCGCTGACAGCAGGCTATGTTATAGCTTATGCATGGTATGCCATGGTCGATGCATCTGCATGGAATGTTCGGACTCCTTCAGGCACATGGGCTCTATGGTCCGGGCGAGCGAACGGAATTCCGGACACACTTATTGGAAGTGATGGGAGTCATGGATCTACCAACGTTTACCGTGGGTCGAAGTACCTCTCTCGGCTTCTGGAGGCAGCATTGTTGTAACCGAGCTTCCTTGCAGCACCCCCTTGGTGACGAGGTCGAGGTGGTCAGTGGCCTGCCGAGGTCTTTGTTGGATATTATGTCGTGTATTGGCCACGGGGCTACCGAGGAGGACTTTTGGAACTGGCCAGGTAGTCCAGGTAGTCTAACCCAGCACCAGCTGTGGGAGGCGTATCGACTAGCCGGGATGTTGGCTATCAGATACGGCCATTTACTATTGGTTCCACAATCCAGTGGAACGCTGACTGGATCAACCGCGCAAGCGAACGAAGCAAGCAGTCGCCCCCTAATCCTACCATCCACTACCGTTATCATCTCCCGAATTGTGAGCCATCTGGATGCCCTTCGTAGAGCGTTTACCGAGACAGAGGGTGTCGGATCGTTGGTTTTCAATGCAATCAAATATCCTGCCTTTATCGCAGGGCTACAGGCCGATATCATCAATGCCCAACCCGAGTTAAAAGATGTCCTTCGATGTTGTCTATCCATACATTACCATCCGCATGGGTTTGAGAGAGATTTTGAATTATTATTAGAGGTACTTGAGGAGTGGTGGtcccatcatcatgacaTGACAAATGCACACGAACTCGCTTTGGCTCGTGGAATGGAAATCGGACTTCTATAGATGAGCACCTATGAAGTTGGCAACTACTGTGAACTGCTGTTTCCCTTCCGCGTCGCTCGCCGTAGCATAAACCAGCAGCTGGCAGCTTCACCACTGTCAGCCAACTCGACCTTCTCGGTAACCTCAAATCCAAGTGTGGTATAAAATCCTACATTTCGCTCAGCCGTACATTCCAGAACGACCGGCGCATGGCCCACATAATCTAGGATGCGCTCCATCATAACTTTGCCTAATCCTCGCCCCTGAAGGGAGGGATGGACTGCTACAACTTCCAAATACCAAGGGTCTTTGACATTGTATCGGGTGGTTATCATCTTTAGCGCCCTGTCATGTGCATCGAGCAAGATTTTGACGCGCTGCAAAGGCTTAGGGAAACGTGTTCGTTTTCTTAGGAGTGTAAGGATGATGGCATACCTTCTCATCGGCTCCGTGGTCTGAGACCCGGTCGAACCAGCTCAAAAACCACAACTTGACTGCAAGGACCATTTTGCTCAATGTCCATGTTTGTCGGTTCTTTGGGGGAAATAATAAAGCCACTGTTCCTGcttcaggctcttctttgCCGTCGTTTATTTCGGTGATAGAGGTTAGGGGGTCTTTTTGCTGGCTGCGTGTCGGAAACTCCTGTGCCAACTGTGTTACTGGTGTGGATCGGAGCACGATGCCTTCCAATATTGCTTGCTGTACGCGACGATATTGCCATTTGGTCGTTTCATGCTGTTGCGTTGACCAAGGGGCTGCACTAGGACGCAGCCATCGGATCAGGGGATCTCCGACGAACGAAAGGGTTATTGTCTGGGCGACCGCCGATATGGACGAAGGGTCTAGATAGGGGAGCAGTGAGTATACTGTGCTGGCCATTATGCTCTCCGGTCAAATGGGAATGAGCTACCGTCTTGTGTTTCGAATAGTGCTAAGAAGGACTGGTTGGCCATGTGATCCTTGGTCCAAGTATGGAATTGATAACTGGTGCACAACGATGCCGTTCTCTGAAACCGATATTGCTGTATGCAGAGCCCTTTATCACTCGAGTGCGGCTTTCGTATAAACCGTAGATGCCGAAGTGGTGCGCCAACCACTATCAAGGAGCATAATCCTGCTATTTATCTCCAATCCTGCGAGCTCGGTGTAATGAACAAATGGAAGTTTCGCTCTGGATGATCGACTCGAGACATATCAATGAAGCGATTCCGCTTTAGGCAGGTCGACGCAACGTCGGCTTCTCAGCCTTTTCTGCACGAAAAGTTTATTTAACCTTTGCGCAGGCCCGTTCAAGCCAGAGGCGTTATCAGTCACCGATCCTCATTGgcttccccgcatttcaATGCTTGCGTTTGTGGCTTCGAGCTCTTATCAACCATATTCTAGTGGCAAGGGCGCGAGATAGGAGACCAGGATAGCCCTGGAGCAGATTGTTTATGAGAGACGGCCGTCCTGGAAGCAATCTGAGATCGAACAGCACAAACCTTCAGCTTCCAGTCTATACCACGTCTCTTCAGCAGCAGATATTGATGGCAGACAGCGACGTGCCCGGCATTTTTCTAACCGATCATGATACTCCCCCAGGAACAGTTCTTCTTATCAAAGGTAAGAAGGCCTTTTCTACTTCGACGGGACACCCCTGACATACATGtagatgatggaggaaaCGAGACTCATGGACAACGAAGGATCGTTCTCAGCCCACTTCCATCCAGTGACCCTAACGAGCCATTGGTAAGTCTAGCCTCCCAGAAACGACTGCCGTCCACTGATAGCGGATACAGAATTGGAGCACTGCACGAAAGACATGCAATTTCACGCTCGTATTAGCAGTAACATGTCTTATTTTCACGGCGTCTGTGGTCCTTTCATATACTATATAGGATGTATGAACGACTAATCTGAGTTCGTTGAACAGGCTCTCCATCCAACAGATATTCTGGCAGTTGATGGTGGTCGACTTGAACGTTACTTACGCACAGCTAAACAATGCGATGTCGGTGAACTTCGTTGGACTCGCAATGGGATGTGTATTTTTCATTCCATTCGCGAAGAAGTTTGGCCGGAGACCAGTGTATCTAATCTCAACGGCACTGATGCTGGTCACCTCCTTTTGGGCGGCGGAGATCAAAACCCTCGCAGAGCTATATATCACCAACCTCTTACAGGGACTCGCTGGGGCAACGAACGAGGCTATTGTTCAGATCACCGTGAGTCTTCCGGTTACCTCTACTCAGGAACGGTGGGCTTACAACTCTTATTATTAGATTGcagacctcttcttcgtgcATCACCGTGGCGGAATGAATGCGTTGTAcatgaccatgatgatgattggaGTAAGTCTCGACTCTGCGTTCATCACCTCCCACACACATTCAACTAAAATCGTGTCAGAGCTTTCTCACCCCCATGGCTGCCGGGGCTCAGGCAACAAGACAGGGTTGGCGATGGTCCTACCGTACAATGGGTATTTTCAATGCAGTTATCTTTGTCCTTTTCGTCGTCTTTTACGAGGAGTCGAAGTATACCCCTACCATTGAAGGAGTAACGCCCACCGCTAGGCCTACGGATGGCGTGCAGCAAATTCCTGGTGATGAGTCTGGCAACAAGTCACTTGTCAAGGGTGCCACCAGAACTGAGGAGCATAGCATCAGTGGACCTCCATTAGATCACATTTTCCCTATGAAGACATGGGCACAGAGACTGTCCCTGGTAACCTACACACCGGAACCCATCTGGCCATACTTCTATCGCCCCTTCGAGATCCTTTTCACATTTCCTGCCGTCCTCTGCTGTGGTCTGCAGTATGCATGCGGGGTGATATGGCTTACAATTCTTTCAAGTGTGATCGCTCTAGTATTCCCCCTTCCCCCATATGAGTTCACTCCTGAGCAAATTGGTTACATGAGTGTTGGTCCATTTATCGGTAACTTGATCGGCTCGTTTTACGGCGGCTTCCTTGGAGACTGGTCGATTAAGTACTTTTCTCGACGGAATTCCGGATACTACGAGCCCGAGATGCGTCTGTACATTCTACACCTCCCGGCAGTGGCCTTGTGCGGCGGTCTCATTATGTTTGGAGTAACCATTGACAGGGTATGTCTACCAAACCATCGTTCTCTACTACTTAGCGTCGAACTCACGTCTCGCAGGGTATGCACTGGATTTTACCCAGTATCGCTGGAGCCCTCTTTGGCTTCGGGCTCGGCAGTATCAGCGACGCATGTCTGACTCTAGTTATCGATAGCTACATGGAGGTAAGCCGCAGTTTGACTTTTGTCCCTAACTGTCGATTAGTACTAATTGCGAGCAGATCACGGGTGATGCGTTCACGGGCGTGGCCTTCCTAAGAAATGCTTTTAGTATTGGCATACCATTCGCCATCAGTCCTTGGATGGAGCATAGCGGCTTGACGAAGATGTTCGTCGCCTGTGGGTTTATCAGCTTGGGAGTCACCTTGACATTATTGGGCATGGTCATGTACGGAAAGCGCATTCGACGCGCGACGGCGAAACGATATCATCAGATGGCTAGCAAAAGTGGATGACTTGCAGGTCATAGCTTGGTAGACTATATGACCTGTCGATTGATTGCAGCTGATGTTATCTGTGTGTGGCCAGAATGGGGATACATTTTTATTGACAAGAATATAAGCACAAGGATTTGCGTGTTGCCATTGGGATTAGTATGATAAAGGTTGATATCACCGCATAGTAGACCTTGCAGATTGAGTGCCATGATCCTTCTCAAGATTTAGTATACATGTTTATGCCAATGGCACGCAGACGCCGTGCAAAGACCCCTGGAAAATATTAAAGGTTGTATACAACTGCCAGGCTTCACAATGATGAAACATGTCTAGGTCACACCATCGTAGCGTGAAACACGAGCATGCCAGAATCTCCATGATAaaccttctttctcattatGGCCTACTTCGGTGTCCTAAGTAACAGCTCTTCGTTCCAAATTTAGAAATGGCCCCACGCAGTACTAACAGTATTCCAAACTCGTCCATCCTATAGTAAAGTTTAGATTGTCCAGCCTGTAACATCCCGCACATAGGAAATGTAGCATGATACACCCTCTGTTCCATGCTCAATGGCTGCCCCGGGAAATACATAGGCCGATACTACAGGGAAGAGCATCATTGTTGCTTGGGAATGCTGCAATCCGCAGGCTCACTAGGCTGCGACGGATCAAAGCGACAGGATCCCTCCGTACACTTTCTAGATTAATACATCCATCTGGCAGCGAATAACTTGGGGAGTCCTCTCACCTTATTCAAACACTTTTTGCTAGTCCACTTCtccccaatcttctttttgcaGGTTGGCTTACGTGTCCTGGTATCGCATATCTTTCACGTATTAGCTGTAGGGTTCATGATGACACAGGTAGCATGGCTTACACCGTATAGCATCCCGGATTGTCCCAGCTTGTTAGCATCAGTGGGCCCGACGTTTTTGTCACCAACGCCGTTGCCATCACTTGGGGGCGAAACTACAATTTCGGG encodes:
- a CDS encoding NAD(P)/FAD-dependent oxidoreductase (predicted protein), encoding MAFVQALLADPGIPIKDRQDALHRVFADPGIPGPLRESTSSFWFKDPHPQLANMQSPELPQEADVVIIGSGITGASIARTLLESSDQLGHIGKKTPAVVMLEARDTCTGATGRNGGHILETVEEFADWEALYGLEAAKALTRFRLAHLAEILKVADQYGLKKETQARKVEFLSVHFDEERWRQAAQCIQRFKEWCLPHAIGVVAGPAGALWPYKLVTGVLEELRRENPGNFLIETNTPVTQVSTDDTSSLRYAVQTPRGILRARHVIHCTNAHVGHLVPELRGHVYPVRGQMSAQNPGSKFICQATEHSWLFNYERGFDYLTQLPPAGESSGKMMLGGGFAQGRNNGLADLGIPTDSELSLSCDIHLSGALSAVFGRENWGHVAGPSVEQMWTGNMGFSSDGLPWVGQLPSSVSYAAGTTEQDGAQWVCCGFSGEGMVQAWLSGTAVAKMLLSSDRKHHLRPDYLSWFPEQMLLTEERLEKAGLTRVVSDRASNL
- a CDS encoding uncharacterized protein (carboxylesterase type B); translated protein: MSFRSPISKCSTILPSLGRLEGFQYANGVQQYCGIPYASLEKRWTRSQLMTQWPNDYHDGTKLGYGQSHKLRRDSKAEYLHTQCRSDCSRPRTEGDDSDDLVPVPPTGHFGEPQTDELSGLVMNIVLPCVPGSQRFPVMVYVHGGSLLYGGANLPIFDGVNLVSHSMEIGMPIVYVNFNYRVGLGGFLASAAIQQELQRDGHQGCGNFGFTDQQLAFEWVQRFIGDLGGNPDRVTAVGESAGGISISNQMLAAHPPPFHRAVCMSGLSVSIPAWTMEQHEELFRAVCRHFNVDPSQSDVLDRLRRIPQQELANATPIIQGVLSGTGNPCLDGWFYDRDPREIHEPPQWIESLMLGDTYHEGVIFHVNLLNDSFASIREILSQHMPLAVTDKVLAEYEIQPELPQDVLLSRVEHMCGDAIFKIPNYATALASVRLSREKAVFEYHFDQRSRLKNALEGTAYHAHELLYLFGNLDNELSTEERAMARSFAESWVKFTYGYSPWEGSKRHWKVWGPESVQAVKHEDEDEEARSYSRMKRMLAMDHGETWKRWLNGVDALVNKRMNMGKNYLL
- a CDS encoding uncharacterized protein (predicted protein) encodes the protein MCSAAGFPHANSLNLFRTELSSNVTYLEDGTFTAGLLLCSIGAHGLYGPGERTEFRTHLLEVMGVMDLPTFTVGRSTSLGFWRQHCCNRASLQHPLGDEVEVVSGLPRSLLDIMSCIGHGATEEDFWNWPGSPGSLTQHQLWEAYRLAGMLAIRYGHLLLVPQSSGTLTGSTAQANEASSRPLILPSTTVIISRIVSHLDALRRAFTETEGVGSLFFAVVYFGDRG
- a CDS encoding putative MFS transporter (synaptic vesicle transporter SVOP and related transporters (major facilitator superfamily)), producing MPFSETDIAFFLSKVRRPFLLRRDTPDIHVDDGGNETHGQRRIVLSPLPSSDPNEPLNWSTARKTCNFTLVLAVTCLIFTALSIQQIFWQLMVVDLNVTYAQLNNAMSVNFVGLAMGCVFFIPFAKKFGRRPVYLISTALMLVTSFWAAEIKTLAELYITNLLQGLAGATNEAIVQITIADLFFVHHRGGMNALYMTMMMIGSFLTPMAAGAQATRQGWRWSYRTMGIFNAVIFVLFVVFYEESKYTPTIEGVTPTARPTDGVQQIPGDESGNKSLVKGATRTEEHSISGPPLDHIFPMKTWAQRLSLVTYTPEPIWPYFYRPFEILFTFPAVLCCGLQYACGVIWLTILSSVIALVFPLPPYEFTPEQIGYMSVGPFIGNLIGSFYGGFLGDWSIKYFSRRNSGYYEPEMRLYILHLPAVALCGGLIMFGVTIDRGMHWILPSIAGALFGFGLGSISDACLTLVIDSYMEITGDAFTGVAFLRNAFSIGIPFAISPWMEHSGLTKMFVACGFISLGVTLTLLGMVMYGKRIRRATAKRYHQMASKSG